One Sulfolobus sp. S-194 DNA segment encodes these proteins:
- a CDS encoding IS607 family transposase, which yields MERYLTPSEVAEIFGMSRSGVIKWIREGKIKAVEINGRWRIPYSEVERLISGGGKAKQVAIYSRVSSNTQKDDLERQLNALKEWVKKTFGEVSVIEIKDIGSGLKEDRRGLKKLIELAKRRQIDVVVVAYKDRLTRFGFEYLVELFKAYGVNIIVAFQDEPKDYMQELVEDFVEIVKSLASRIYGHKYEKVVKCVEDIEKDS from the coding sequence TATTAAGTGGATTAGGGAAGGGAAAATAAAGGCTGTTGAAATTAACGGTAGGTGGAGGATACCTTACAGTGAGGTAGAAAGGTTAATAAGTGGGGGTGGGAAAGCCAAACAAGTAGCGATTTACTCTAGGGTTTCATCAAATACACAGAAGGACGACTTGGAGAGACAATTAAACGCGTTGAAGGAATGGGTTAAGAAAACTTTCGGGGAAGTGAGTGTGATAGAAATTAAGGACATAGGTTCTGGGTTGAAAGAAGATAGAAGAGGGTTAAAGAAACTCATAGAGTTAGCCAAGAGGAGGCAGATCGATGTGGTAGTAGTAGCATACAAGGACAGGCTAACACGTTTCGGTTTCGAATACCTCGTAGAGTTATTCAAAGCTTACGGAGTAAACATCATCGTAGCATTTCAAGATGAGCCAAAGGACTACATGCAAGAGTTAGTGGAGGACTTTGTAGAAATCGTAAAGTCCCTTGCTTCAAGAATTTACGGCCATAAGTACGAGAAGGTGGTTAAGTGTGTTGAAGACATTGAAAAGGACAGTTAG